From the Serratia nematodiphila DZ0503SBS1 genome, one window contains:
- a CDS encoding helix-turn-helix domain-containing protein has translation MSESLMQNITPIGLLSAAIRRERERLNLSVTELAKRAGIAKSTLSQLEAGSGNPSLETLWALAMALDVPVSRLISQPSRPVQVIRAHEGTPALSEQGNYAATLLATCPPGAQRDIYRLRVQPGETKCSRPHPPGTVEHVIISSGRARLGPADQPLELSAGDYISYSADREHIFEALEPETTAVMLIEQG, from the coding sequence ATGAGCGAGAGCCTAATGCAGAACATCACGCCGATTGGCCTCTTGTCGGCGGCAATCCGCCGTGAGCGGGAGCGATTGAACCTGTCCGTTACCGAACTGGCGAAGCGCGCGGGTATCGCCAAGTCCACGCTGTCGCAGCTCGAAGCCGGCAGCGGCAACCCCAGCCTGGAAACGCTGTGGGCGCTGGCGATGGCGCTGGACGTGCCGGTCAGCCGGCTGATTTCGCAGCCGAGCAGGCCGGTGCAAGTGATCCGCGCCCATGAGGGAACGCCGGCGCTGTCGGAGCAGGGCAACTACGCCGCCACGCTGTTGGCGACCTGCCCACCGGGGGCGCAACGCGACATTTACCGGCTGCGGGTGCAACCCGGTGAAACGAAATGCTCGCGGCCGCATCCCCCCGGCACCGTCGAGCATGTGATCATCAGCAGTGGACGGGCGCGCCTTGGCCCGGCGGATCAACCGCTGGAGCTGAGCGCCGGCGATTACATCAGCTACTCGGCCGATCGAGAGCATATTTTCGAAGCGCTGGAGCCGGAGACCACCGCCGTCATGTTGATCGAGCAGGGCTAG
- a CDS encoding DMT family transporter, translated as MKTKTRGAVQMILAMTISGTVGWPVIVLGQPPATVVFWRCAFGALAMLATCAALGQLKSGAINRRQLAFAVLGGLALVLNWTLLFAAYAHASIAVATVTYHVQPFMLVALGTLLFGEKLTANRLGWLLLAFAGMVLIVTGRQSGGGDGDYLLGVALALGAALMYALAAAIVKQLAALPPQLIVLIQLTVGALALAPFAGLTHLPADSFDWLLLATLGLVHTGLMSTLLYGAIQKIPTALVGALSFIYPAVAIVVDWAAFGHRLSLLQLLGTLAILGAAAGMNFGWRWPPAAHRAGKIG; from the coding sequence ATGAAAACGAAAACGCGCGGCGCAGTGCAAATGATCCTCGCCATGACGATCTCCGGCACCGTCGGTTGGCCGGTGATCGTGTTAGGGCAGCCGCCCGCCACGGTGGTGTTTTGGCGCTGCGCGTTCGGCGCGCTGGCGATGCTGGCCACCTGCGCCGCGCTTGGGCAACTGAAATCAGGCGCCATCAACCGGCGGCAGCTGGCGTTCGCCGTCCTGGGGGGCCTCGCGCTGGTGCTCAACTGGACGCTATTGTTTGCCGCCTATGCGCATGCCTCGATCGCTGTCGCCACCGTGACCTACCATGTTCAACCGTTTATGTTGGTGGCACTGGGAACGCTGCTGTTCGGTGAAAAACTGACGGCTAATCGGCTGGGCTGGCTTCTGCTGGCGTTCGCGGGGATGGTGTTGATCGTCACCGGCCGGCAGAGCGGTGGCGGCGATGGCGACTATCTGCTGGGCGTGGCGCTGGCGCTGGGGGCGGCCCTGATGTACGCCCTGGCGGCGGCGATCGTCAAACAGCTGGCCGCGCTGCCGCCGCAGCTGATCGTGTTGATTCAGTTGACCGTCGGCGCGCTGGCGCTGGCGCCGTTCGCCGGTCTGACCCACCTTCCTGCCGATTCGTTCGACTGGCTGCTGTTGGCGACCCTCGGCCTGGTGCATACCGGGTTGATGTCCACGTTGCTCTATGGCGCGATCCAGAAAATCCCCACCGCTCTGGTCGGCGCGCTGTCGTTTATCTACCCGGCAGTGGCGATCGTGGTGGACTGGGCGGCGTTCGGGCACCGTCTCAGCCTGTTGCAGCTGCTGGGCACGCTGGCCATTCTCGGCGCGGCGGCGGGCATGAACTTCGGCTGGCGATGGCCGCCCGCCGCGCACCGGGCCGGTAAAATCGGTTAA